In Bombyx mori chromosome 11, ASM3026992v2, one genomic interval encodes:
- the LOC134199629 gene encoding uncharacterized protein LOC134199629 isoform X1 gives MESERSLRVRGGSARATGVRTRGGRSSVATRGGSRKGRVRGRGRGCPRSSVEQRPSASCAFNLIAIEDLPAGEPIEQALTERSKRSWNPRNYEPDGEDIPVILSSPAIPPSPAMYVECGGSGTSTPSSRYNIQISVHGSRSPSPSHKRVRRSLCPDQEHDITNRDSISSLRRPLRDSEICYLLHYGSDDDDSDDESQNDNDEIVPMIIPRAAGILMDTPDDEEIEIDTAAATKPLVTSSSPSIISAPFFFFFFFFYCLCRQTGIRPT, from the exons ATGGAAAG TGAGAGAAGTTTGCGGGTGAGGGGAGGCAGTGCAAGAGCAACAGGCGTGCGCACTCGCGGAGGTCGTTCGAGTGTTGCCACACGTGGTGGTTCACGAAAAGGAAGGGTACGAGGTAGAGGAAGGGGGTGCCCGCGGTCTTCTGTTGAACAGAGGCCGTCGGCAAGTTGCGC ATTTAACCTTATTGCAATTGAGGATTTGCCCGCTGGGGAACCGATAGAGCAGGCATTGACGGAGCGAAGTAAGCGTTCATGGAACCC cCGAAATTATGAACCTGACGGAGAGGACATTCCAGTAATTTTGTCTTCACCTGCGATTCCGCCATCACCggcaat GTACGTTGAATGTGGCGGCAGTGGTACGAGCACGCCATCTTCTAGATATAATATACAGATTTCTGTACATGGCAGCCGTAGTCCTTCGCCGTCACATAAACGTGTGCGTCGATCGCTTTGCCCAGACCAAGAACATGATATTAC GAACAGAGATTCTATTTCATCGCTACGTCGACCGCTACGAGACTCTGAAATTTGCTACTTGTTGCACTATG gaAGTGACGACGATGACAGCGATGATGAGAGCCAGAATGATAACGACGAAATCGTTCCCATGATTATCCCCCGGGCAGCTGGAATACTGATGGACACTCCGGACGACGAGGAGATTGAGATTGACACGGCGGCGGCAACTAAACCTCTTGTGACATCTTCCTCGCCTTCCATCATTtcagcaccttttttttttttttttttttttttttattgcctttgtaggcagacgggcatacggcccacctga
- the LOC134199629 gene encoding uncharacterized protein LOC134199629 isoform X2: MERFNLIAIEDLPAGEPIEQALTERSKRSWNPRNYEPDGEDIPVILSSPAIPPSPAMYVECGGSGTSTPSSRYNIQISVHGSRSPSPSHKRVRRSLCPDQEHDITNRDSISSLRRPLRDSEICYLLHYGSDDDDSDDESQNDNDEIVPMIIPRAAGILMDTPDDEEIEIDTAAATKPLVTSSSPSIISAPFFFFFFFFYCLCRQTGIRPT, from the exons ATGGAAAG ATTTAACCTTATTGCAATTGAGGATTTGCCCGCTGGGGAACCGATAGAGCAGGCATTGACGGAGCGAAGTAAGCGTTCATGGAACCC cCGAAATTATGAACCTGACGGAGAGGACATTCCAGTAATTTTGTCTTCACCTGCGATTCCGCCATCACCggcaat GTACGTTGAATGTGGCGGCAGTGGTACGAGCACGCCATCTTCTAGATATAATATACAGATTTCTGTACATGGCAGCCGTAGTCCTTCGCCGTCACATAAACGTGTGCGTCGATCGCTTTGCCCAGACCAAGAACATGATATTAC GAACAGAGATTCTATTTCATCGCTACGTCGACCGCTACGAGACTCTGAAATTTGCTACTTGTTGCACTATG gaAGTGACGACGATGACAGCGATGATGAGAGCCAGAATGATAACGACGAAATCGTTCCCATGATTATCCCCCGGGCAGCTGGAATACTGATGGACACTCCGGACGACGAGGAGATTGAGATTGACACGGCGGCGGCAACTAAACCTCTTGTGACATCTTCCTCGCCTTCCATCATTtcagcaccttttttttttttttttttttttttttattgcctttgtaggcagacgggcatacggcccacctga